A window from Marinobacter salsuginis encodes these proteins:
- a CDS encoding alpha-ketoacid dehydrogenase subunit beta: MTKMNMLQAINNALDTAMAEDERVLCFGEDVGVFGGVFRATSNLQQKYGKARCFNTPLVEQGIIGFANGLAAQGSVPVAEIQFADYIFPAFDQIVNESAKFRYRSGNLFNVGGLTIRAPYGGGIAGGLYHSQSPEAYFAHTPGLKIVVPRNPHQAKGLLLAAIHDPNPTLFFEPKRLYRASVGEVPDEDYRLPLGEAEVTKEGTDVTVLGWGAQMEVIDQAVERAEKDGISCEVIDLRTILPWDVETVANSVFKTGRLVVTHEAPLTGGFAGEIAATIQERCFLYLESPIARVTGMDTPFPLVLEKEHLPNHLKVYEAIRASVEF, encoded by the coding sequence ATGACGAAGATGAATATGCTCCAGGCCATCAACAACGCCCTGGACACCGCCATGGCGGAAGACGAGCGAGTACTGTGTTTCGGTGAGGACGTGGGTGTCTTTGGCGGCGTTTTCCGTGCCACCAGCAACCTGCAACAGAAGTACGGCAAGGCCCGTTGCTTCAACACGCCCCTGGTAGAGCAAGGCATCATCGGGTTTGCCAACGGTCTGGCGGCACAGGGCTCTGTTCCCGTAGCCGAGATCCAGTTCGCCGACTACATCTTCCCGGCGTTTGATCAGATCGTGAACGAATCCGCCAAGTTCCGCTACCGCTCGGGCAACCTGTTCAACGTGGGCGGGTTAACCATTCGCGCCCCCTACGGCGGCGGCATTGCCGGCGGCCTGTACCACTCCCAGTCACCGGAGGCCTACTTTGCCCACACGCCGGGCCTGAAAATCGTGGTACCACGCAACCCGCATCAGGCCAAAGGGCTATTGCTGGCCGCTATCCACGATCCCAACCCGACCCTGTTCTTCGAGCCCAAGCGGCTTTACCGGGCCTCGGTGGGTGAAGTACCCGACGAGGACTACCGCCTGCCCCTGGGTGAAGCCGAAGTCACCAAGGAAGGCACGGATGTGACGGTTCTGGGCTGGGGCGCCCAGATGGAAGTTATCGATCAGGCCGTAGAACGGGCCGAGAAGGATGGTATTTCCTGTGAGGTCATCGACCTGAGGACCATCTTGCCCTGGGATGTGGAAACCGTGGCCAACTCCGTGTTCAAGACCGGAAGGCTGGTGGTCACCCACGAAGCTCCCCTGACCGGCGGCTTCGCCGGTGAAATCGCTGCCACGATTCAGGAGCGCTGTTTCCTGTATCTGGAATCTCCGATCGCTCGGGTAACCGGGATGGACACCCCGTTCCCGCTGGTGCTGGAAAAAGAGCACCTGCCCAATCACCTGAAGGTCTACGAGGCCATCAGGGCGAGCGTTGAATTCTAA
- a CDS encoding protein kinase domain-containing protein: MAQKTQLQQFYIPEEQSIYLLSHDDAKKLKDWVALCAAQLRQLGYQDIELIGKGAYGFVFAGRLPGTAIGGPEHVFKFTRINLPRHLQDRLEDEAYILEQVRHPRVPRLISYQRANNQPILVMERAAGLNLEEVSLRDGRLKPRLIIRIADQLADILRNLRRENGPAGRPIVHGDIKPSNLVFDASTENIALIDWGSSVFAQLDANQQFITANVMELMSDNLQQTNARLGDVYFIGEEQLNGGLSSPRFDEQGAAGTLYALASAQSCRFGHRAIPATSLGLPMEFARMLDGMLSPDPDTRRKAGDYYLREMPRMARTVMIDLPEKPVAAQVPVWVRASDQEIDTVVYSSRKSFLREEGAPETLNDVNDVQLDRYYKNFMQGMGETEKAFLAAVSRLGRYPVEGGLAVRWETDGIYIDTSLNLHDPALKSAFVQAVNNMVYLAQAIYRQGIFKSCLFNARNTLHIDRDEPDQPFLLSPGMKLHYEVSAAPEVEDESRVHSYFEDGPDPEEFLVLPDIIIHALEALNDIHHTGMIIFEALPRHLKIHSHYRLLDPDREAEFTRLLDEILSAVEQITGLGVSGYMKMPYKDTRFFPHIERLPDRYYPRNPRSEHA, from the coding sequence ATGGCGCAGAAGACTCAACTGCAGCAGTTCTACATCCCCGAAGAGCAGTCGATCTATCTGCTCAGCCATGATGATGCCAAGAAGCTCAAGGACTGGGTGGCGCTTTGCGCCGCCCAGCTCCGCCAACTCGGCTATCAGGACATCGAATTGATTGGTAAGGGCGCTTACGGCTTTGTCTTTGCCGGCCGCCTGCCGGGCACGGCCATCGGCGGCCCGGAACATGTGTTCAAATTCACCCGCATCAACCTGCCCAGACATCTGCAGGACCGGCTTGAAGACGAAGCGTACATTCTTGAGCAGGTCCGTCACCCCAGGGTGCCGCGGCTGATTTCCTACCAGCGAGCCAATAACCAACCGATTCTGGTAATGGAACGGGCTGCCGGGTTGAATCTGGAAGAGGTATCCCTGCGTGATGGCCGCCTGAAGCCACGACTCATTATCCGCATTGCCGACCAGCTTGCCGACATCCTGCGCAACCTGCGCCGGGAAAACGGCCCTGCCGGAAGACCGATCGTTCACGGTGATATCAAGCCCTCCAATCTGGTGTTCGACGCCAGTACCGAAAACATCGCGCTAATTGACTGGGGCTCCTCGGTGTTTGCCCAGCTGGACGCTAACCAGCAGTTCATTACCGCCAACGTGATGGAGCTGATGTCCGACAACCTGCAGCAAACCAACGCGCGGCTAGGCGATGTCTATTTTATTGGTGAGGAACAGCTCAACGGCGGCCTGTCTTCGCCGCGGTTTGACGAACAGGGTGCGGCCGGCACGCTCTATGCCCTCGCTTCGGCGCAATCCTGCCGTTTTGGTCACCGGGCGATCCCGGCTACCTCTCTGGGGCTGCCCATGGAATTTGCCAGGATGCTCGATGGCATGCTGTCGCCGGATCCTGACACGCGGCGCAAAGCCGGTGATTACTACCTCAGGGAAATGCCGCGGATGGCTCGCACGGTGATGATCGATCTGCCCGAAAAGCCGGTCGCGGCCCAGGTACCGGTTTGGGTTCGAGCCTCGGACCAGGAAATCGACACCGTGGTTTACAGTTCCCGCAAATCCTTCCTCCGGGAAGAGGGAGCGCCGGAAACCCTCAACGACGTTAACGACGTTCAGCTCGACCGCTACTACAAGAACTTCATGCAGGGCATGGGCGAAACCGAGAAAGCCTTTCTGGCGGCCGTCAGCCGCCTGGGGCGCTATCCGGTGGAAGGTGGTCTGGCCGTGCGTTGGGAAACCGATGGAATCTACATCGACACGTCGCTGAACTTGCACGATCCGGCACTGAAGTCAGCATTTGTTCAGGCGGTCAACAACATGGTTTACCTCGCCCAGGCCATTTACCGACAAGGTATTTTCAAAAGCTGCCTGTTTAACGCCCGGAACACTCTGCACATCGACCGTGACGAGCCGGATCAACCCTTTCTCCTGTCACCGGGAATGAAACTGCATTACGAGGTCAGCGCTGCGCCGGAGGTGGAGGATGAAAGCCGCGTGCATTCCTACTTCGAGGACGGCCCCGATCCGGAGGAGTTTCTGGTTCTGCCTGATATCATAATCCACGCTTTGGAGGCCCTGAACGACATCCACCACACCGGCATGATTATCTTCGAAGCCCTGCCCCGGCATCTAAAGATTCACAGCCACTACCGGCTGCTGGATCCCGACCGGGAAGCGGAGTTTACTCGGCTATTGGATGAAATTCTTTCCGCTGTCGAACAGATCACCGGGCTCGGAGTTTCCGGATATATGAAGATGCCCTACAAGGACACGCGCTTTTTCCCGCATATCGAGCGTTTGCCCGACCGGTATTACCCGCGCAACCCCAGGTCCGAGCACGCTTAG
- a CDS encoding thiamine pyrophosphate-dependent dehydrogenase E1 component subunit alpha, with amino-acid sequence MTTTKSKVVYSPVFTDGAEFRIPTFRLLKQDGKLYKSAKAPDLDKDKALRIYRAMVTTRILDERMLAAQRQGRLSFYMQCTGEEAAVIGSAAALDDGDMIMAQYREQGALAYRGFTIDEFMNQLFGNEMDYGKGRQMPVHYGSKKLNYMTISSPLATQIPQATGYAYGQKLRGEGHCTITYFGEGAASEGDFHAALNMAAVHRVPVIFLCRNNGYAISTPAAEQFAADGVAPRAYGYKMDVIRVDGNDILAMYQATQEARKLAVEHNRPVLIEAMSYRLAAHSSSDDPSGYRSKDEEAVWREKDPILRMRLWLESKKWWSEDDEKQLQENMRREVLETMKRAQKRPPPPLESLVSDVYDEVPPALAEQFDKLKAHIRRYPDEYPKSAKHAKGGA; translated from the coding sequence ATGACAACAACAAAGTCCAAAGTTGTGTATTCCCCAGTGTTTACCGACGGTGCGGAATTCCGTATTCCCACGTTCAGGCTTCTGAAACAGGACGGCAAGCTCTACAAGAGCGCCAAGGCTCCTGATCTCGACAAAGACAAGGCCCTTCGTATCTATCGGGCCATGGTTACCACCCGAATTCTTGATGAACGCATGCTTGCCGCCCAACGGCAGGGCCGCCTGAGCTTTTACATGCAGTGCACCGGTGAAGAAGCGGCCGTAATTGGCAGCGCGGCGGCGCTGGATGATGGCGACATGATTATGGCGCAGTATCGGGAGCAAGGTGCCCTCGCCTACCGCGGTTTTACCATCGACGAATTCATGAACCAGCTGTTCGGCAATGAGATGGACTATGGCAAGGGTCGCCAGATGCCGGTCCATTATGGCTCGAAAAAGCTGAACTACATGACCATCTCTTCACCGCTGGCCACCCAGATTCCCCAGGCCACGGGCTATGCTTACGGTCAGAAACTTCGCGGCGAAGGTCATTGCACCATTACCTATTTTGGCGAAGGCGCCGCTTCCGAGGGCGATTTCCACGCGGCCCTGAACATGGCTGCGGTTCATCGGGTGCCCGTGATCTTCCTGTGCCGGAACAACGGTTACGCTATTTCCACACCGGCCGCCGAACAGTTTGCAGCCGACGGCGTTGCACCCCGGGCCTACGGTTACAAGATGGATGTGATCCGGGTGGACGGTAACGACATTCTGGCGATGTATCAGGCCACTCAAGAGGCCCGCAAGCTGGCCGTAGAACACAACCGTCCTGTATTGATCGAGGCCATGAGTTATCGCCTGGCGGCCCACTCTTCATCAGACGACCCGTCCGGCTACCGGAGTAAGGATGAAGAGGCAGTATGGCGGGAAAAAGATCCGATACTGCGCATGCGTCTGTGGCTGGAAAGCAAGAAGTGGTGGAGTGAGGACGACGAAAAGCAGCTGCAGGAGAACATGCGCCGGGAAGTGCTCGAAACCATGAAACGGGCGCAGAAACGGCCGCCACCACCGCTTGAATCATTGGTCAGTGATGTCTATGACGAAGTCCCGCCGGCGCTGGCTGAGCAGTTCGACAAACTGAAGGCGCATATTCGCCGGTATCCGGACGAGTACCCGAAGAGTGCCAAACACGCCAAGGGAGGAGCATAA
- a CDS encoding dihydrolipoyllysine-residue acetyltransferase, with product MSDFILPDIGEGIVECELVKWLVSEGDLIEEDQPVAEVMTDKALVEIPAPYKGRVTRLYYKEGDIAKVHAPLFELVDESESGRQAPAASSPEPAEPKAAAPAAEKQSTSDTESGDNATEDFILPDIGEGIVECEVVEWRVAEGDEIEEDQPVVDVMTDKAMVEITAPKAGRVTKLYHQQQAMAKVHAPLFAFIPRDREEPDESRAKPEPAAQLSTATASPVATASRQRIPASPAVRRLVREHELNLSDIEGSGKDGRVLKADVLAHIEEGPRQEQAPSPAEETQTPKTGSSRRAPVGEQEVRVEPIRGIKAAMAKSMVKSATTIPHFIYSEDIDVTDLLKLREQLKPEAEARGSRLTLMPFFMKAMALAIQEFPVLNSQLNDDVTEIHYLPQCNIGMAVDGKAGLTVPNIKGVESLSLLGIADEVARLTDAARSGRVSQEDLKGGTITISNIGALGGTYAAPIINAPEVAIVALGRTQKLPRFDANGQVVERAIMTVSWAGDHRIIDGGTIARFCNRWKGYLESPQTMLLHMG from the coding sequence ATGAGTGATTTTATTCTGCCCGATATCGGCGAAGGTATCGTGGAATGTGAACTGGTCAAATGGCTGGTCAGTGAAGGCGATTTGATCGAAGAAGATCAGCCGGTCGCCGAGGTAATGACTGACAAGGCCCTGGTGGAAATTCCGGCGCCCTACAAGGGCCGGGTAACACGCCTTTACTATAAGGAAGGCGATATCGCCAAGGTTCATGCCCCGCTGTTTGAACTGGTGGATGAGAGCGAAAGTGGTCGCCAAGCACCGGCTGCCAGCTCTCCAGAGCCTGCGGAGCCAAAGGCTGCTGCCCCCGCGGCTGAAAAGCAATCTACCTCCGACACCGAGTCCGGAGATAATGCCACCGAGGACTTTATCCTGCCGGATATCGGCGAAGGGATTGTCGAGTGCGAGGTGGTGGAATGGCGCGTCGCCGAAGGTGATGAGATTGAGGAAGACCAGCCTGTCGTGGACGTTATGACCGACAAGGCCATGGTCGAAATTACTGCTCCCAAAGCCGGGCGGGTAACCAAGCTTTATCACCAACAGCAGGCGATGGCCAAAGTTCATGCGCCCCTGTTCGCGTTCATTCCCCGTGACCGGGAAGAGCCGGATGAGTCCAGAGCCAAACCGGAGCCCGCTGCGCAACTCTCAACCGCAACGGCCTCACCGGTTGCTACGGCGAGCCGACAGCGTATTCCGGCCAGCCCGGCTGTCCGTCGCTTGGTTCGGGAGCACGAGCTCAACCTCTCGGATATCGAGGGATCGGGCAAGGATGGTCGTGTCCTGAAAGCCGATGTACTGGCCCATATCGAGGAAGGTCCCAGGCAGGAACAGGCTCCAAGCCCCGCCGAGGAAACTCAAACTCCCAAAACTGGGAGTTCCCGCAGGGCACCTGTCGGCGAACAGGAAGTACGAGTCGAACCTATCCGCGGCATCAAAGCTGCGATGGCGAAAAGCATGGTCAAATCGGCCACCACCATTCCTCACTTTATCTACAGCGAGGATATTGATGTCACCGATCTGCTCAAGCTACGGGAACAACTGAAACCGGAGGCAGAAGCACGGGGTTCGAGACTGACGCTCATGCCCTTCTTCATGAAGGCCATGGCCCTGGCGATCCAGGAATTCCCGGTGCTCAACAGCCAGCTCAACGATGACGTCACGGAGATTCACTACCTGCCCCAGTGCAATATCGGTATGGCGGTGGATGGCAAAGCGGGCCTGACGGTGCCGAACATCAAAGGCGTGGAAAGCCTCTCGTTGTTGGGGATTGCCGACGAGGTAGCGCGCCTGACCGATGCGGCCCGATCCGGCCGAGTCAGCCAGGAAGACCTCAAGGGCGGCACCATCACCATCTCCAACATTGGCGCACTGGGTGGCACCTACGCCGCACCCATTATCAATGCACCCGAAGTGGCTATTGTGGCCCTGGGACGCACCCAGAAACTGCCCCGGTTTGACGCCAACGGCCAGGTGGTGGAACGGGCCATCATGACGGTGAGCTGGGCCGGCGATCATCGCATTATCGACGGCGGCACCATCGCCCGCTTCTGCAATCGCTGGAAAGGCTACCTGGAATCGCCCCAAACCATGCTGCTGCACATGGGCTGA
- a CDS encoding ABC transporter substrate-binding protein, producing MRFLLLALLLVSPLCFAKTVVIVQSYHIEYKWDADYIEAVRSVLGKDHDIKVFELDTKRLPKPEWPDKVAEIQGKIAEIKPDVAILGDDNAFSLMAEHLVQREIPVVFLGVNGGPVQHPTLEHPLVTGILERPFFADSIRHLRKVLRQRDRFLVLMDDSPTMRNAVNEYFGDKRQATVYGSDLDIVLTNDRDTWLKSVVNAHERYDAVVLGTHHTIRDKDGNYATPYELLKEAYYSAQLPLFSFWDIFVGQEQSIGGFTISAHQEGLTAARLASLILNGMRPDQIPQLKSISGHYVYSESGLDHWNLQLSPMIASQANFVD from the coding sequence ATGCGATTTCTCCTCCTGGCTCTGTTGCTGGTCAGCCCCCTGTGTTTTGCCAAAACCGTCGTTATCGTTCAAAGCTATCACATCGAATACAAATGGGATGCCGATTACATTGAGGCTGTCCGTTCGGTTCTTGGGAAGGACCACGACATAAAGGTCTTTGAACTGGACACCAAACGCCTGCCCAAGCCCGAATGGCCAGACAAGGTGGCTGAGATTCAGGGCAAGATCGCCGAGATCAAGCCGGATGTGGCCATCCTGGGTGATGACAATGCATTTTCACTGATGGCGGAGCATCTGGTGCAGCGCGAGATTCCGGTGGTATTTTTGGGAGTGAATGGTGGCCCGGTTCAGCACCCTACCCTTGAGCACCCTCTGGTTACCGGAATACTGGAACGCCCCTTCTTCGCCGACAGTATCCGGCATCTGCGAAAAGTCCTTCGGCAGAGGGATCGCTTCCTGGTGCTGATGGATGACTCACCCACCATGCGCAATGCAGTGAACGAATATTTCGGTGACAAACGCCAGGCCACTGTTTACGGCTCGGACCTGGATATCGTTCTGACCAACGACCGGGATACCTGGCTGAAATCGGTGGTAAACGCTCATGAGCGCTATGACGCCGTGGTTCTGGGAACCCACCACACCATCCGGGACAAGGACGGCAACTACGCTACTCCTTATGAACTGCTCAAAGAGGCCTACTACAGCGCTCAGCTTCCGCTTTTCTCCTTCTGGGATATCTTTGTTGGGCAGGAACAGAGCATTGGCGGTTTTACCATATCCGCTCATCAGGAAGGCCTCACCGCAGCAAGACTGGCATCGCTGATCCTCAATGGCATGAGACCAGACCAGATACCGCAACTTAAATCCATCAGTGGCCATTATGTCTACAGCGAAAGCGGCCTTGATCACTGGAATCTGCAGCTGTCGCCCATGATTGCCAGTCAGGCCAATTTTGTTGACTAG
- a CDS encoding isocitrate/isopropylmalate family dehydrogenase has protein sequence MDSRISVTSPLVILHGDEMAQVAFDHILKKFVNSRLDIQLEEIDLSAENRLLTNGQVVIDAIDALQRHGVGVKNAGMTVNRQQLEDLLRKHPDVDGNNLHPLATKSPNGAIRKGISGNITREDIKFRNLNIRRPEWVGRDIEVDTMEFGGIKDSFNQLSMATGVVKLMFVGSSGDPVELHRREIRKGDPWLLATNDLEDVKAWAHRFFQRAIAEKRDVYLGLKDTVIPGYDGAMRAAIEDIYHSDYKKQIEDLGLKYFYELIDAQAARIVSNPPKRALWGVPDNTTGRKLLKLVNQLKEFGIPGRGAHVSISRMSAGGGDQYGSFNMAAKEDGILKVIVDGDEKHARRVRKGDPMLLMSNDREAIKDWVLQVFRDASRKDKEVYFGLKREYMEYDEVYSDVITEVRRELASEDTPPPSFMIMRPSSQLKKMITDPPRNALYPSQNLDGDIFSDISAALGGSLATASSIIESKDGTMLFEAPHGTAHDLYLKYLESDGKIAHFNPSALIFALANALETVGEREGNEPLSQYAVQLKAALTDTVDSGIVTADLKGKTVDPDSEQVVDMIGFLESVEKALG, from the coding sequence ATGGACAGCAGAATCAGTGTCACCTCGCCTCTTGTGATCCTCCACGGCGACGAAATGGCCCAGGTTGCGTTTGACCATATTCTGAAGAAGTTCGTGAATTCACGGCTTGATATTCAGCTTGAAGAAATCGACCTGTCTGCGGAAAACCGACTGTTGACCAATGGCCAGGTAGTCATCGATGCCATTGATGCCCTCCAACGTCATGGTGTGGGAGTCAAAAATGCCGGCATGACCGTTAACCGGCAGCAGCTCGAGGACTTGCTCCGTAAGCATCCGGATGTGGACGGCAACAACCTGCACCCGCTGGCGACCAAATCGCCAAACGGCGCTATCCGGAAGGGCATCAGTGGCAATATAACCCGGGAAGACATCAAGTTCCGTAACCTCAACATTCGCCGTCCGGAATGGGTAGGGCGCGACATTGAGGTGGATACCATGGAATTCGGTGGCATCAAGGACAGTTTTAACCAGCTATCCATGGCAACCGGTGTGGTCAAGCTGATGTTTGTCGGGAGTAGTGGAGACCCTGTAGAGCTGCATCGCCGAGAGATTCGCAAGGGCGATCCCTGGCTGTTGGCAACCAATGACCTGGAGGACGTTAAAGCCTGGGCACATCGCTTCTTCCAGCGAGCTATTGCCGAGAAACGGGATGTCTACCTGGGCCTGAAAGACACCGTGATCCCCGGCTACGACGGCGCCATGAGAGCAGCGATCGAGGACATCTACCACAGTGACTACAAGAAGCAGATCGAGGATCTGGGTCTGAAGTACTTCTACGAGCTGATTGATGCCCAGGCTGCACGAATTGTTTCCAACCCACCGAAGCGAGCGCTGTGGGGCGTTCCGGACAACACCACCGGGCGTAAATTGCTCAAGCTGGTGAACCAACTCAAGGAATTTGGTATTCCGGGCCGGGGTGCTCATGTGTCAATTTCTCGCATGAGTGCCGGGGGCGGCGACCAGTACGGCAGCTTCAACATGGCGGCAAAGGAAGATGGCATTCTCAAGGTGATCGTCGACGGTGACGAGAAGCATGCCCGCCGGGTCAGAAAAGGCGATCCGATGCTTCTCATGTCTAATGACCGCGAGGCCATCAAGGACTGGGTTCTGCAAGTGTTCCGGGATGCCTCGCGCAAGGACAAGGAGGTGTATTTTGGTCTAAAGCGCGAGTACATGGAGTACGACGAAGTCTACAGCGATGTGATTACCGAAGTGCGCCGCGAGTTGGCCAGTGAGGACACGCCGCCACCATCGTTTATGATCATGCGGCCTTCGAGCCAGCTCAAGAAGATGATCACCGATCCTCCCAGAAATGCGCTGTATCCGTCCCAGAACCTGGATGGGGACATCTTCTCGGACATCTCAGCGGCGCTCGGCGGCAGCCTGGCGACCGCCAGTTCCATCATCGAGAGCAAGGACGGCACCATGTTGTTCGAGGCGCCCCATGGCACGGCACATGATCTTTACCTGAAGTATCTTGAGAGTGACGGAAAGATCGCCCACTTCAATCCATCTGCGTTGATCTTCGCGCTGGCCAACGCCCTGGAAACTGTCGGTGAGCGAGAGGGTAACGAACCTTTGAGCCAGTACGCCGTTCAATTGAAGGCCGCGTTAACGGATACCGTCGACAGCGGAATTGTTACTGCCGATTTGAAGGGTAAAACCGTTGATCCGGATTCTGAACAGGTGGTGGATATGATTGGCTTTCTGGAGTCGGTGGAAAAGGCGCTCGGATGA
- a CDS encoding malate:quinone oxidoreductase produces MNVIIIGAGIMGTTFATLAKELAPELDITILERLDGPGAGNSWVFNNAGTGHEANCELNYTPVDEEVISVEKAVKIHAQFNVAKQFWAYLIQKGAIKDPKSFINQTKHCTIVSEPSIQELKLRFKEMSAHHFFEQMRYSEDFDEIKSWIPYTMEERPRHEKMAATVIETGTDVNFGALTEQMARHAVDDLGVKIEYGTHVKRVHRSPAGSWLVETQNRGGDRQYKADVLFVGAGGGAFPILKKSHLPFARRFTGFPVGGRFLQAEITAEQAKQYRAKTYGKAKVGAPPMSVPHLDLRVSDGKYYLLFGPFASFKPVLERGRGFLDYLRSMRLHDIPSLLNVALEHFPLVKYLVSETFKGEKSMFEELDSFAPGMSKKFNWKAVEAGQRVQIIRDGDLQMGTEILVSSDKTYGTLLGASPGASVSPEVMLRCLEQLLPSIFTSEQAEKKKKEIFPEDNLEALAKNPDRYREIRDLVNERLGIKPSASQQD; encoded by the coding sequence ATGAACGTAATCATTATCGGCGCAGGAATAATGGGCACCACTTTCGCCACCCTGGCGAAAGAGTTGGCGCCGGAACTGGATATCACCATTCTGGAAAGACTGGACGGCCCCGGGGCCGGGAATTCCTGGGTGTTCAATAACGCAGGTACCGGGCACGAGGCGAACTGTGAGCTGAACTACACACCGGTGGACGAAGAGGTCATTTCGGTCGAAAAGGCGGTAAAGATTCACGCCCAGTTTAACGTGGCCAAGCAGTTCTGGGCCTATCTGATCCAGAAGGGCGCTATCAAGGATCCCAAATCCTTCATCAACCAGACCAAGCACTGCACCATCGTCTCGGAACCGTCGATTCAGGAACTGAAACTCCGCTTCAAGGAGATGTCGGCGCATCATTTCTTTGAGCAGATGCGCTATTCAGAAGACTTCGACGAGATCAAGAGCTGGATTCCCTACACCATGGAGGAGCGGCCGCGCCATGAGAAGATGGCGGCGACGGTTATCGAAACCGGCACGGACGTCAACTTTGGTGCGCTGACAGAGCAAATGGCCCGGCACGCCGTTGACGACCTCGGCGTAAAGATTGAATACGGCACCCACGTGAAGCGCGTACATCGCAGCCCGGCCGGTAGCTGGCTTGTGGAAACCCAGAACAGGGGAGGTGATCGACAGTACAAGGCGGATGTTCTGTTCGTCGGTGCGGGCGGTGGTGCATTCCCGATCCTGAAAAAGAGCCATCTGCCTTTTGCCCGTCGTTTCACCGGTTTTCCCGTTGGCGGGCGTTTCCTGCAGGCCGAGATCACCGCCGAACAGGCCAAGCAATACAGGGCCAAAACCTACGGTAAGGCAAAGGTGGGTGCACCGCCGATGTCCGTTCCGCACCTCGATCTGCGGGTATCAGACGGAAAGTATTACCTTCTGTTTGGCCCGTTCGCCTCGTTCAAACCGGTACTGGAAAGAGGGCGGGGGTTCCTCGACTACCTTCGCTCAATGCGCCTCCACGATATTCCGAGCCTGCTGAACGTCGCCCTGGAGCACTTCCCTCTGGTCAAATATCTGGTTTCAGAGACCTTCAAGGGCGAAAAGAGCATGTTCGAAGAGCTGGACAGCTTCGCTCCGGGCATGAGTAAGAAGTTCAACTGGAAAGCGGTTGAGGCTGGCCAGCGGGTACAGATCATCCGGGATGGGGACCTGCAGATGGGCACCGAGATCCTGGTATCCAGTGACAAGACCTACGGTACCTTACTCGGCGCATCCCCGGGTGCTTCGGTGTCGCCGGAGGTCATGCTGCGTTGCCTGGAACAGCTTTTGCCGTCTATTTTTACCAGTGAGCAAGCGGAAAAGAAGAAGAAAGAAATATTCCCCGAAGATAACCTGGAGGCGCTAGCGAAGAATCCCGACCGATACCGGGAGATCCGGGATTTGGTCAATGAGCGGTTGGGTATCAAGCCGTCGGCATCACAGCAGGACTGA